The Aquificaceae bacterium genome includes a region encoding these proteins:
- a CDS encoding 7-carboxy-7-deazaguanine synthase QueE, translated as MLRSEVRKASVSINEIYPSIQGEGLLLGTPSLFIRIQGCNLRCPWCDQPSALAFKKESYVSLEELLHTVETYSHRHVVITGGEPFTEEALPLLIKELLKRGKSVQIETNGTLWQDGLEEVATEIHITCSPKAVAGWDVHPKIREYARELKFVVDQELNSGVILQFREFLQKGVVVLQPEGNKEAFLQKALDIQLSLMGMGYQVRVVPQVHKLLGLK; from the coding sequence ATGCTACGAAGTGAAGTTAGAAAAGCCTCAGTAAGCATAAACGAGATATACCCCAGCATACAGGGAGAAGGGCTTCTCCTTGGAACACCCAGCCTTTTTATAAGGATTCAGGGATGCAATCTGAGGTGCCCCTGGTGTGACCAGCCCTCTGCCCTGGCTTTTAAGAAGGAGAGTTATGTGAGTCTTGAAGAACTTCTGCACACTGTTGAAACATACTCTCACAGGCATGTGGTCATAACAGGTGGAGAACCCTTTACTGAAGAAGCTCTTCCTCTGCTTATAAAAGAACTTTTAAAGAGGGGGAAATCTGTGCAAATAGAAACAAACGGCACGCTATGGCAGGATGGCCTTGAGGAGGTTGCCACAGAAATACACATAACGTGCTCACCCAAGGCGGTAGCAGGTTGGGACGTGCATCCAAAGATAAGGGAATATGCAAGAGAGCTCAAGTTTGTGGTGGACCAGGAGCTCAATTCTGGGGTCATTCTTCAGTTCAGAGAGTTTCTACAGAAGGGAGTGGTGGTGCTTCAACCAGAAGGAAACAAAGAAGCCTTTCTCCAGAAGGCTCTTGATATACAGCTAAGCCTGATGGGGATGGGTTATCAGGTCAGGGTTGTTCCACAGGTGCATAAGCTTCTCGGGCTGAAGTGA
- a CDS encoding ATP-binding protein: MRVGIVLGTEPISPLEFWIGVEEGQVVQLDDVLYVESLVGSQRVKYYGIVNEVHKFLEGAEFVYDAHLVSKGVIPVNVAYVAKVNMTRIEPEVFAPPSPGDAVYRARGKEFEKALYYDQMKEKIPAGVDRNGNVVYVNYNFINGVEGAHVSISGMSGIATKTSYALFLLYSILEKAGDRDRVHGIIFNVKGKDLLWLDKKNKTLDEESRRVYEAMGLRAEPFRNVKFYVQPSNHDPHTPDCERLDRNVSPFYWSIREFAEEGLIRFMFTEGEEGVSNIHYVIDRVANKLYALAQNSPPGRLLDEFSRDIESLSDLENRLEEAIRDKEQNKSSELYRSWFGDAQTQTAYAFFRRFSRACMHVGRLIRESSSPPRWEENRLSVVDISGLHSIGKMFVVGSILKKVFREKENIGKPYPKVFVVLDELNKYAPKEGWSPIKDVVLDIAERGRSLGVILIGAQQTASEVEKRVVANSALKVLGRMDSSEVLGKEYEYLTGNFRQRAIMLKKGTMILYQPDIPNPMIVRFPKPAWATRYSEVEEEVHVPEDFGNF; encoded by the coding sequence ATGAGGGTGGGTATAGTTCTTGGCACAGAGCCCATAAGCCCCTTAGAGTTCTGGATTGGTGTGGAAGAGGGTCAGGTGGTTCAGCTGGACGATGTGCTGTATGTAGAAAGCCTTGTGGGGAGTCAGAGGGTCAAGTATTACGGCATCGTGAACGAAGTTCACAAGTTCCTTGAGGGTGCAGAGTTTGTGTATGACGCCCACCTTGTGAGCAAGGGAGTAATTCCGGTAAACGTAGCCTATGTGGCAAAGGTAAACATGACCAGGATAGAACCTGAGGTCTTTGCACCTCCTTCTCCAGGGGACGCGGTCTACAGGGCAAGAGGAAAAGAATTTGAAAAGGCTCTCTACTACGACCAGATGAAGGAAAAAATACCCGCGGGAGTGGACAGAAACGGAAACGTGGTCTATGTAAACTACAACTTCATAAACGGTGTGGAAGGTGCCCATGTGAGCATATCGGGCATGTCCGGCATAGCCACAAAGACCTCCTACGCCCTTTTTCTTCTCTATTCCATCCTTGAAAAGGCAGGGGACAGGGACAGGGTTCACGGGATAATCTTCAACGTTAAGGGAAAGGACCTTCTCTGGCTTGACAAGAAAAACAAAACCCTTGACGAAGAGAGCAGGAGAGTCTACGAGGCTATGGGGCTCAGGGCTGAGCCCTTTAGAAATGTGAAATTCTATGTGCAACCTTCTAACCATGACCCTCACACCCCAGATTGTGAAAGGCTCGACAGAAATGTTTCCCCTTTCTACTGGAGCATCAGGGAGTTTGCAGAAGAAGGTCTTATAAGGTTCATGTTTACAGAGGGCGAGGAAGGGGTTTCCAACATACACTATGTAATCGATAGAGTAGCCAATAAGCTCTACGCCCTAGCTCAGAACAGCCCTCCCGGAAGGCTTCTGGATGAATTTTCAAGGGATATTGAAAGTCTGTCTGACCTTGAAAACCGCCTTGAAGAAGCCATAAGGGACAAGGAGCAGAACAAAAGCTCCGAGCTATACAGAAGCTGGTTTGGGGATGCCCAGACCCAGACAGCCTACGCCTTTTTCAGAAGGTTCAGCAGGGCGTGCATGCATGTGGGAAGGCTCATCAGGGAGTCCTCAAGTCCTCCCAGATGGGAAGAGAACAGGCTATCAGTTGTGGATATAAGCGGTCTTCATAGTATAGGTAAGATGTTTGTGGTGGGTTCAATACTGAAAAAGGTTTTCAGAGAGAAAGAAAATATAGGAAAACCCTACCCTAAAGTTTTTGTGGTTCTTGACGAACTTAACAAGTATGCACCCAAGGAGGGCTGGAGTCCAATCAAGGACGTGGTGCTGGACATTGCAGAGAGAGGGAGGAGCCTTGGTGTGATACTCATAGGTGCCCAGCAGACAGCAAGCGAGGTGGAAAAAAGGGTGGTGGCAAACTCTGCTCTGAAAGTGCTGGGAAGGATGGACTCCAGTGAGGTGCTTGGCAAGGAATACGAGTATCTCACAGGAAACTTCAGGCAGAGGGCAATAATGCTCAAAAAGGGCACCATGATACTCTACCAGCCTGATATACCCAATCCAATGATAGTTAGGTTTCCAAAGCCCGCATGGGCGACCAGGTATTCTGAGGTGGAGGAGGAGGTTCATGTTCCTGAGGATTTTGGTAATTTTTAG
- the hemB gene encoding porphobilinogen synthase, producing the protein MEFPKLRPRRLRKNENIRRLIRETRLTLDDLIYPIFVRYGQGIVEEVQSMPGVYRYSLDRVVDAVKEVRDLGIPAIILFGIPEHKDEVGSDTWSDEGIIQRALRLIKKEVPDMYVITDVCFCEYTTHGHCGVLHEGDVHNDLTLENLKKQAVSHAQSGADMLAPSGMMDGMVKAIREALDSAGFESVPIMAYSAKFASAFYGPFREVAESAPAFGDRRSYQMDPGNAREALKEVLLDVQEGADIVMVKPALAYLDIIAKVKEHTLLPVCAYNVSGEYAMIKAGGRLGCIDEKRVMIETLLSIKRAGADMIITYFAKDIAQLINRGEL; encoded by the coding sequence ATGGAGTTTCCAAAGCTAAGACCACGAAGGCTGAGAAAGAACGAGAACATAAGAAGGCTCATAAGGGAAACAAGGCTGACGCTGGATGACCTGATATATCCCATTTTTGTCCGATACGGTCAGGGTATAGTGGAAGAAGTGCAGAGTATGCCCGGCGTATACAGGTATTCCCTTGACAGGGTGGTGGATGCGGTAAAGGAGGTCAGAGACCTTGGAATTCCCGCCATAATCCTCTTTGGCATTCCTGAGCACAAGGACGAGGTGGGCTCAGATACATGGAGCGATGAGGGAATAATCCAGAGGGCTCTCAGGCTCATAAAGAAGGAAGTGCCGGACATGTATGTGATTACCGATGTGTGCTTTTGTGAATACACCACCCACGGACACTGTGGGGTGCTACACGAAGGAGATGTGCACAACGACCTGACACTGGAAAACCTCAAAAAGCAGGCGGTTTCGCATGCTCAAAGCGGTGCGGACATGCTTGCACCATCGGGGATGATGGATGGTATGGTAAAGGCTATAAGGGAGGCTCTGGACTCTGCGGGCTTTGAGAGTGTTCCCATAATGGCATACTCCGCCAAGTTTGCCTCTGCCTTTTATGGACCTTTCAGGGAGGTTGCGGAGTCTGCACCTGCCTTTGGAGACCGCAGAAGCTACCAGATGGACCCGGGCAACGCCAGAGAAGCCCTCAAGGAGGTTCTGCTGGATGTGCAGGAGGGTGCAGACATTGTAATGGTAAAGCCCGCACTGGCATACCTTGACATCATAGCAAAGGTCAAAGAGCACACCCTTTTGCCCGTGTGTGCCTACAACGTGAGCGGTGAGTACGCCATGATAAAGGCGGGTGGAAGGCTGGGCTGTATAGATGAGAAGAGGGTCATGATAGAGACACTCCTGTCCATAAAGCGTGCAGGTGCAGACATGATAATTACCTACTTTGCAAAGGATATAGCCCAGCTCATAAACAGAGGGGAGCTCTGA
- a CDS encoding N-acetylmuramoyl-L-alanine amidase yields the protein MFLRILVIFSLFVSLGFSQTALVRVGKYPEKERIVLQLDRKADYKVYTLENPRRVVVDIMENVNLNLPASMQARTGKHPWGTRIVFERNFEDIRAFSLQEPFRIVIDIYAGNTKEKGLAKTEQKDELIEIIDPAFIRILRNADVTPTRERLVNEVKRGQVITQRRVVVVDPGHGGHDPGAIGYMNIKEKDVVLAIARRLANYLEKDGRFRVIMTRRDDTFVPLQERANIALRNRADLFVSIHADAHPQRSPEARGTTIFAISSEAAQKRRQQIVNNHSYASLVFGRDDIPTSARTVLADLAMDVTLNESVVFGQRLVKVVRRELGRDVHFRGIQRAGFAVLKTPGIPSVLVEVGFMTNPQEALMMSDQDFQESFAKALYLAISEYFFPEAQKVTSAREAYAPVEQP from the coding sequence ATGTTCCTGAGGATTTTGGTAATTTTTAGCCTGTTTGTGAGCCTTGGTTTTTCTCAGACAGCTCTGGTCAGGGTGGGAAAGTATCCAGAAAAGGAACGTATAGTCCTCCAGCTGGACAGAAAGGCAGACTATAAGGTTTACACCCTTGAAAACCCCAGAAGGGTAGTGGTGGACATTATGGAAAATGTAAATCTTAATCTTCCTGCCAGCATGCAGGCGCGCACTGGCAAACATCCATGGGGCACCAGAATAGTCTTTGAGAGAAACTTTGAAGACATCAGAGCCTTCTCACTTCAGGAACCCTTCAGGATTGTGATAGATATATACGCAGGCAATACCAAAGAGAAGGGGCTGGCAAAGACGGAGCAAAAGGATGAACTTATAGAGATAATAGACCCTGCCTTTATAAGAATTCTGCGCAATGCGGATGTAACTCCAACAAGAGAGAGGTTGGTTAACGAGGTGAAAAGGGGTCAGGTTATAACCCAGAGAAGGGTTGTGGTGGTTGACCCCGGACACGGAGGGCATGACCCTGGAGCTATAGGATACATGAACATAAAGGAAAAGGATGTGGTGCTTGCCATAGCCAGAAGACTTGCAAATTATCTTGAAAAGGATGGAAGGTTCAGGGTGATAATGACGCGCAGAGATGACACCTTTGTGCCACTTCAGGAAAGGGCAAACATAGCCCTGAGAAACAGGGCAGACCTCTTTGTAAGCATACACGCAGATGCCCATCCCCAGAGATCGCCAGAAGCAAGAGGAACGACCATTTTTGCCATATCCTCAGAAGCTGCACAGAAAAGGCGTCAGCAGATAGTCAACAATCATAGCTACGCAAGCCTCGTCTTCGGAAGGGACGACATACCCACATCTGCCAGAACTGTGCTTGCAGACCTTGCTATGGACGTGACGCTGAACGAGAGCGTTGTCTTTGGACAGAGACTTGTTAAAGTTGTAAGAAGGGAGCTTGGCAGAGATGTGCACTTCAGAGGCATCCAGAGGGCTGGCTTTGCTGTGCTCAAGACTCCCGGCATACCATCAGTGCTTGTAGAGGTGGGCTTCATGACAAACCCGCAGGAGGCCCTTATGATGTCAGACCAGGACTTTCAGGAAAGCTTTGCAAAAGCCCTGTACCTTGCAATTTCAGAATACTTCTTCCCTGAGGCTCAGAAAGTCACTTCAGCCCGAGAAGCTTATGCACCTGTGGAACAACCCTGA